One stretch of Nicotiana tabacum cultivar K326 chromosome 18, ASM71507v2, whole genome shotgun sequence DNA includes these proteins:
- the LOC107814458 gene encoding uncharacterized protein LOC107814458: protein MDIVLTQFHKVQMEAILGPESEPFETFISNHMESSEETVSEAKSMFNMLKHKDPNSLALKLALGSSYDIYSREKCAVLLKQLLTDEDDLCTWSNLSLSTQFTVKSILLNRMRGEESRFIIQELRDTVSKLAASLLPDNNWPELFPFLYQCLTSTSNNYLKRSAFMLFAQLAADIGETIVPCVKDMHSLFLNTLNDYTLDLDVRIEAMSAVFNFIKCVLSSNEKELFQDLLPGMMRTLTNALSNNEEKAAAHEPLKVFIKLAKNEPRFFRRQLVDVVDVMFEIAESESLDQRARHFAVLFFITLIEAKEKAAGMLKRLPLFISRCFEMLLKLLLDIKDDPAWNSGENVHDFAGILICDRKIGEEGLRRFSLALRGEFTTHIAIEQLYAYLAAPEWEKRHAALIALAQIAEGFSEVMIKNLEQMMNMVLNCFQDPHPRVRWAACWTISQLLIDFSPLVQEQYHNQIFLALAAAMDDFQNPRVQAFATAALCNFCVPDEPETLIPYLDGIVNKLLVLLQNNKQMVQEQALTALSCIAQSVKEHFRTNYDTVMPHLRTVLRNAHLNSNLILRARAMECISVVGMAVGKEKFKDEVEQVMEVLMSLQGLQAKADDPTTKYMLGACTRICKCMGQDFLPYMSAIMPFLIKCAELEPVMTISAKLDYEYYELDDNSIEKIKLGDKTMFKKGNVPEEKVVACDMLCCYTDILQEDFYPWISQVVSIFVPLLEFYIHDPVRRSAVVAMPILLRSAKLAFEKGIAQGESEAYFTKLSDYIILALAEAMHKEHVTEICAIMLGELNYCLQICRPLPTEGQVRSIVNEIKHVITESSSRKQALTEREKPDDFDAEEAELLRGEREQEEEIFDNVGEILITLIKAFKAAFLPFLEELSPYLLPMWAKETTTVERCTSICIFDALVEVCPEAALKYYDVCLPLIFDASNDENPAVRQAAFYGLGLWAAFGRSSFKPFVVEALSRIKVVIMHMNALESENEKAYDNAVSALSKICQFHDESIDLAQVIPVWLNCLPIKADLDEAKDVHEQLCSMVERSDREVLGPNYQYLPKVVSIFAEVLRAGEDLATEGTTKRMINLLRHFQETIPTATWASTWSLLLPQQEMEVESVLSAPKEDVNINPCNETYSLVLWEPNILIGTVWSYWPVQVR from the exons ATGGATATTGTGTTGACTCAGTTCCATAAGGTCCAGATGGAGGCCATTTTGGGGCCCGAATCGGAGCCATTTGAAACCTTCATTTCCAATCACATGGAAAGCTCCGAGGAAACAGTTTCTGAGGCTAAGTCAATGTTCAACATGTTGAAGCACAAGGATCCTAACTCCCTTGCTCTTAAGCTTGCTCTTGGCTCTTCCTATGACATTTACTCCCGTGAAAAGTGTGCTGTCCTCTTAAAACAGTTGCTTACTGATGAGGATGACTTGTGCACTTGGAGTAATCTAAGTCTGTCAACTCAATTCACTGTCAAATCAATCCTCCTTAATCGAATGAGGGGTGAAGAATCAAGATTCATCATCCAAGAGCTCCGTGACACTGTTTCAAAGCTGGCTGCCTCACTTCTTCCAGATAACAATTGGCCTGAATTGTTTCCATTCTTGTACCAATGCCTCACTTCCACTTCAAACAACTACTTAAAGAGGTCAGCTTTTATGTTATTTGCGCAACTAGCCGCGGACATAGGTGAAACAATTGTCCCTTGTGTAAAAGATATGCACTCACTATTCTTAAATACACTGAATGATTATACCCTCGATCTAGAtgtgaggatcgaggccatgagtgCTGTGTTCAACTTCATTAAGTGCGTATTGAGTTCAAATGAAAAGGAGTTGTTTCAGGATTTATTGCCAGGTATGATGAGGACGTTGACTAATGCATTGAGCAACAATGAGGAGAAGGCTGCAGCACATGAACCTCTGAAAGTTTTTATTAAGTTGGCGAAGAATGAGCCTAGGTTCTTCAGGAGGCAGCTAGTGGATGTGGTGGATGTCATGTTTGAGATAGCAGAATCTGAGAGTTTAGATCAAAGAGCGAGGCACTTTGCGGTTCTATTCTTTATAACTTTGATCGAGGCGAAGGAGAAGGCCGCAGGCATGCTGAAGAGATTGCCTTTGTTTATTAGCAGATGTTTTGAAATGTTATTAAAGTTATTACTAGATATTAAAGATGACCCTGCTTGGAATAGTGGCGAGAACGTGCATGATTTTGCAGGGATATTGATCTGTGACCGCAAAATTGGCGAGGAGGGTTTACGCCGGTTTTCTCTTGCATTACGAGGTGAGTTTACTACTCATATTGCAATAGAGCAGTTGTATGCTTACTTGGCTGCCCCGGAGTGGGAGAAGCGCCATGCAGCTCTCATTGCACTTGCTCAGATTGCTGAAGGTTTCTCAGAG GTGATGATAAAGAATCTGGAGCAAATGATGAATATGGTTTTAAACTGTTTCCAAGATCCTCATCCTCGAGTCAGGTGGGCTGCTTGCTGGACAATTTCTCAGTTGTTGATTGACTTCTCTCCGCTTGTGCAAGAACAATACCATAACCAAATATTCCTTGCATTAGCTGCAGCCATGGATGATTTTCAAAATCCTCGAGTGCAG GCATTTGCCACGGCAGCTCTCTGCAACTTCTGTGTGCCTGACGAGCCAGAAACTTTGATACCTTACCTAGATGGGATAGTTAACAAACTGCTTGTACTTCTACAG aataacaaacaaatgGTCCAAGAACAAGCATTAACTGCATTGTCTTGTATTGCTCAATCTGTTAAG GAGCACTTCCGAACAAACTATGACACTGTTATGCCACACTTGAGAACTGTCCTGAGAAACGCACATCTTAATTCTAATCTCATTCTTCGTGCCAGAGCAATGGAGTGCATAAGTGTTGTTGGGATGGCTGTTGGCAAGGAGAAATTCAAAGATGAAGTAGAGCAG GTCATGGAAGTGCTTATGTCATTACAAGGATTACAAGCGAAGGCGGATGATCCTACTACTAAGTACATGCTAGGC GCATGTACTAGAATTTGCAAGTGCATGGGACAGGATTTTCTTCCTTATATGAGTGCAATCATGCCATTTTTAATTAAATGTGCTGAACTTGAACCTGTTATGACCATATCTGCGAAGTTGGATTATGAATATTACGAGTTAGATGATAATAG TATAGAGAAAATCAAGCTTGGAGATAAAACGATGTTCAAGAAAGGAAATGTCCCAGAGGAGAAAGTTGTAGCCTGTGATATGCTATGCTGCTATACTGATATATTGCAGGAAGACTTCTACCCATGGATTTCCCAG GTTGTTTCAATCTTTGTTCCGCTTCTGGAGTTCTATATTCACGATCCTGTCAGGAGATCTGCTGTTGTAG CAATGCCCATCCTGTTGCGTTCTGCTAAACTGGCTTTTGAGAAAGGGATTGCTCAAGGTGAAAGTGAGGCATATTTCACGAAGTTATCAGACTATATAATACTGGCTTTGGCAGAAGCTATGCATAAG GAGCATGTGACAGAAATCTGTGCAATCATGTTGGGAGAATTGAATTATTGCCTGCAG attTGTAGACCACTTCCCACTGAAGGTCAGGTTCGTAGCATTGTTAATGAGATAAAGCATGTAATTACAGAAAGCTCAAGTAGAAAACAAGCACTCACAGAGAGAGAGAAACCGGATGACTTTGATGCTGAGGAAGCAGAATTGTTAAGGGGGGAAAGAGAGCAAGAAGAAGAAATTTTTGACAAT GTTGGTGAAATATTGATAACATTGATCAAAGCTTTCAAGGCTGCTTTCTTGCCTTTCCTTGAGGAGTTGTCACCATATTTGTTACCTATGTGG GCCAAGGAGACAACAACTGTTGAGAGATGTACATCTATTTGTATCTTCGATGCTCTGGTGGAGGTGTGCCCTGAAGCAGCTCTAAA GTACTATGATGTTTGTCTTCCATTAATTTTTGACGCAAGCAACGACGAAAATCCAGCTGTTAGACAG GCTGCTTTTTATGGACTTGGGCTGTGGGCGGCATTTGGTCGTTCTTCTTTCAAACCTTTTGTTGTAG AGGCTCTGTCAAGGATCAAAGTAGTGATAATGCATATGAATGCTCTTGAATCTGAGAATGAAAAAGCATATGATAATGCTGTTTCTGCACTTAGTAAGATATGTCAGTTTCATGATGAAAGTATTGACTTAGCCCAG GTTATTCCAGTTTGGTTGAATTGCCTGCCTATAAAAGCTGACTTGGACGAAGCCAAAGATGTTCATGAACAGTTGTGTTCAATGGTCGAAAG